A stretch of DNA from Bacillota bacterium:
GCACGGCGGAAACCATGCGGCAGTCCCCCAGGCTGCGGCCGGGAGGCTGGTCCTGCGCCACGCCCGTCCACACGATCTGGCCCGGGGAGCGGCCCCGGCTGCTCAGGCGATGGGCCAGTTCCCGCAGCTCCTGCTCGAACTGGTCGGCCGCCGCCGGGGTGTAGCGGTGCCGCTCAAGCAGAAGCTGCCGGAAGGCCTGGCGGGGGCCACCGCCAGGCGGCACGGGCAGCACCCACAACCCCTCGCGCTTCACCTTCTCGGACATGCGGGCATCCTGCCTCACCTCGGCCCACAACTCTCGGAAGGCCCTCACCAGGGCCGCCGGCTGGCCCAGCCTGCGGGCCGCCTCCTCGGGGTCCTCCCCCTCCAGCCCGCCCACCTGGCAGAAGATCTGCCACCACCTGCGCCAGGCAGTGCGGGAACAGCAGAGCTTTCTCCTCACCGAGGTCAGGTCCTCGCCCCGCAGATAGCACTCCACCGCCAGCGCCGGCCGCAGCCTGCGCATCTTCCGCCGCCGCTCCTTGCTCATCCCCGCCACGGGCAGGAGCGCCCCCACCTCCCACAGGGGCTCCAGCCTCTGGCGCAGGGCCTGGTGGTTGTAGGGGAACAGCACCCCCAGCCTGGGCCAGTCAAGCAGGTAGCCCTGGAAGTAGGCCTCCTCGATGCAGCGGGCCATGCGGCCCACCTGCATGGCCACCACGCCGAACTCCTCCAGCACCTCGGCGTCCTCGTCGGCGATGACGGTGAGCGTGACCATCTGCTCGGGCTGGTCCCGCCGGGAACACCTCCGGTGAGCGTCCAGGCCCCGGATGGCGGGGAAGTCAATCTGCCCCGGACCACGATCCACGAGGTGCATCAGGTACTCCAGGGCGTCCTCCGCCACCAGGGCTGCCTCCTCCGGGGCAAGTTCCCTCCTTGACCGGATCTCGCCCACCAGGTAGCTGCGCAGGGTCTTGGCCTCGACCGAGCGGGCCTGC
This window harbors:
- a CDS encoding DUF1670 domain-containing protein, with product MGRQSFYRQKIVTQARSVEAKTLRSYLVGEIRSRRELAPEEAALVAEDALEYLMHLVDRGPGQIDFPAIRGLDAHRRCSRRDQPEQMVTLTVIADEDAEVLEEFGVVAMQVGRMARCIEEAYFQGYLLDWPRLGVLFPYNHQALRQRLEPLWEVGALLPVAGMSKERRRKMRRLRPALAVECYLRGEDLTSVRRKLCCSRTAWRRWWQIFCQVGGLEGEDPEEAARRLGQPAALVRAFRELWAEVRQDARMSEKVKREGLWVLPVPPGGGPRQAFRQLLLERHRYTPAAADQFEQELRELAHRLSSRGRSPGQIVWTGVAQDQPPGRSLGDCRMVSAVLDYLVPEDWSLVHRDRSEELKWARLVRLATGAYYQGACLSQPDLAFLLGVSVDAVRAAMERHPKVILPTRGRL